A region from the Nocardioides coralli genome encodes:
- the dut gene encoding dUTP diphosphatase → MSDHSPGDLDVLLVRLDADLPPPAYAHPGDAGADLLTTVDVTLKPGERALVPTGIAVALPEGYVALVHPRSGLAARHGVSIVNAPGTVDAGYRGEVKVMLINHDTTEPVELRRGDRIAQLVVQRVERARFVEVAELPESVRGAGGYGSTGGFGRPDRPGAEGVQ, encoded by the coding sequence GTGTCCGACCACTCGCCCGGCGACCTCGACGTCCTGCTGGTGCGGCTCGATGCCGACCTGCCACCGCCCGCCTACGCCCACCCGGGGGACGCCGGTGCCGACCTCCTCACCACCGTCGACGTGACCCTGAAGCCGGGGGAGCGGGCCCTGGTGCCCACCGGCATCGCCGTCGCCCTGCCCGAGGGGTACGTCGCGCTGGTCCACCCGCGCTCCGGACTGGCCGCCCGGCACGGGGTGTCGATCGTCAACGCGCCCGGGACCGTCGACGCGGGCTACCGCGGCGAGGTGAAGGTGATGCTGATCAACCACGACACCACCGAGCCGGTCGAGCTGCGGCGCGGGGACCGCATCGCCCAGCTGGTGGTCCAGCGGGTCGAGCGGGCGCGCTTCGTGGAGGTCGCCGAACTCCCCGAGTCGGTCCGTGGCGCCGGGGGCTACGGTTCTACCGGAGGGTTCGGCCGTCCCGACCGCCCTGGAGCAGAAGGAGTGCAGTGA
- a CDS encoding DUF3093 domain-containing protein codes for MENAVEYAERLTVPLRWWVQATMLVASLWLALVVALPVGLAWVLSAVGMLLAASLLSAYGAARISVADGELRVGRARIGAEHVGTARALDAEATRRRSGVEADARAFLLLRPYLKRAVEVEITDPADPTPYWLVSTRHPEELARAITSLG; via the coding sequence GTGGAGAACGCGGTCGAGTACGCCGAGCGGCTGACCGTGCCGCTGCGCTGGTGGGTGCAGGCGACGATGCTCGTGGCCAGCCTGTGGCTGGCGCTCGTGGTGGCACTGCCCGTTGGTCTGGCGTGGGTGCTGAGCGCCGTCGGCATGCTGCTGGCCGCGTCGCTGCTGAGCGCCTACGGCGCCGCCCGCATCAGCGTCGCCGACGGCGAGCTGCGCGTCGGCCGGGCCCGCATCGGCGCGGAGCACGTCGGCACCGCCCGTGCCTTGGACGCCGAGGCGACCCGACGGAGGTCGGGGGTCGAGGCGGACGCCCGCGCCTTCCTGCTGCTGCGGCCCTACCTCAAGCGGGCCGTCGAGGTGGAGATCACCGACCCGGCCGACCCCACGCCGTACTGGCTCGTCAGCACCCGGCACCCCGAGGAGCTGGCGCGGGCGATCACATCGCTCGGCTAG
- a CDS encoding DUF4235 domain-containing protein — protein sequence MAKDSGGSKVWTLMSMVSVLGAATVSKKVLTTGWKKATGKTPPQNPADPDVAVREAVAWAAVSGALIGLARMFAARRAAGYYQKSTGHLPPGLGHGEDEDQGFTP from the coding sequence ATGGCCAAGGACTCTGGTGGATCGAAGGTCTGGACCCTGATGTCGATGGTGTCGGTGCTCGGCGCCGCCACCGTCTCGAAGAAGGTCCTGACCACCGGCTGGAAGAAGGCGACGGGCAAGACCCCGCCGCAGAACCCTGCCGACCCCGACGTGGCGGTGCGGGAGGCGGTCGCCTGGGCCGCCGTCAGCGGTGCACTCATCGGGTTGGCCCGGATGTTCGCCGCGCGACGCGCCGCCGGCTACTACCAGAAGTCGACCGGGCACCTTCCCCCGGGACTGGGTCACGGCGAGGACGAGGACCAGGGCTTCACGCCCTGA
- a CDS encoding DUF4193 domain-containing protein — translation MATDYDAPRKTDEEQSEESIEELKARRHDKNSGKVDEDEAEAAESFELPGADLSHEELAVEVKPKQEDEFTCMSCFLVRHRSQLADEKKMICRDCA, via the coding sequence ATGGCGACCGACTACGACGCGCCGCGCAAGACTGACGAAGAGCAGTCCGAGGAGAGCATCGAAGAGCTCAAGGCGCGTCGCCACGACAAGAACTCCGGCAAGGTCGACGAGGACGAGGCCGAGGCCGCGGAGTCCTTCGAGCTGCCCGGCGCCGACCTCTCCCACGAGGAGCTCGCCGTCGAGGTCAAGCCCAAGCAGGAGGACGAGTTCACCTGCATGAGCTGCTTCCTGGTCCGCCACCGCAGCCAGCTCGCGGACGAGAAGAAGATGATCTGCCGGGACTGCGCCTGA
- a CDS encoding inositol monophosphatase family protein gives MTPDPAELLDVACSVARQAAELVRQHRSHGVTVADTKSSSVDVVTEADRASERLIRSLVLEARPDDSILGEEGDDHVGTSPVRWVVDPIDGTVNYLYGIPEYAVSMAAEVDGRVVAGVVHNVATGVEYAAVLGGGATRDGVPLRVRDVPPVQQRLVLTGFGYDREVRAGQAERVARLLPRVRDVRRMGSCALDLCHVAEGAADGYVEEGPHPWDWSAGALVAAEAGATFALLPGSLVAPCEGQPGSVVAAAPAAGWDEFTALLADCGFVIEPRE, from the coding sequence GTGACGCCCGACCCCGCCGAGCTGCTCGACGTCGCGTGCTCGGTGGCGCGGCAGGCGGCCGAGCTGGTCCGCCAGCACCGCAGCCACGGCGTCACCGTGGCCGACACCAAGAGCAGCAGCGTCGACGTGGTCACGGAGGCGGACCGCGCGAGCGAACGCCTGATCCGCAGCCTGGTGCTCGAGGCGCGCCCGGACGACTCGATCCTCGGCGAGGAGGGGGACGACCACGTCGGGACCTCCCCGGTCCGGTGGGTGGTCGACCCCATCGACGGGACCGTCAACTACCTCTACGGGATCCCCGAGTACGCGGTCTCGATGGCGGCCGAGGTCGACGGCCGGGTCGTCGCGGGGGTGGTCCACAACGTCGCCACAGGCGTCGAGTACGCCGCCGTCCTCGGCGGCGGTGCCACCCGCGACGGGGTCCCGCTGCGCGTCCGTGACGTCCCCCCGGTCCAGCAGCGGCTGGTGCTGACCGGGTTCGGCTACGACCGGGAGGTCCGTGCCGGCCAGGCGGAGCGGGTCGCGCGGCTGCTGCCGCGGGTGCGCGACGTACGCCGCATGGGCTCGTGCGCCCTCGACCTGTGCCACGTCGCGGAGGGCGCCGCGGACGGCTACGTCGAGGAGGGGCCCCACCCGTGGGACTGGAGCGCAGGTGCCCTGGTCGCGGCCGAGGCCGGAGCCACCTTCGCCCTGCTGCCCGGCTCGCTGGTGGCGCCGTGTGAGGGGCAGCCGGGCAGCGTGGTGGCTGCAGCGCCGGCGGCCGGCTGGGACGAGTTCACGGCCCTGCTGGCCGACTGCGGATTCGTGATCGAACCCCGGGAATAG
- a CDS encoding ferrochelatase, whose product MSPDVSPYDALLLVSFGGPEKPDDVLPFLENVTRGRNIPRERLAEVGEHYHLFGGRSPINDQNRDFLAAIREDLAGAGIDLPVYWGNRNWDPYLTDAMREMAADGVQRAACFVTSAYSSYSGCRQYRENLAAAATAVPGAPRLDRLRHYFNHPGFLESVVDATLAAMAELPERVHEGTHLAFVTHSIPEAMNDSSGPDGGAYVKQHASAMAEVVERVRQETGRRPPHDLVFCSRSGPPSVPWLEPDINDHLEMLSRHGTAGVVMVPLGFVSDHMEVIYDLDTEAMTTAEKLGLPAARAATPGVDPRFVATVRDLLVERAAAERGEDPERRALGSLPPCWDRCAPHCCPNPRQELPTVGGEPA is encoded by the coding sequence ATGAGCCCAGACGTCAGCCCGTACGACGCCCTCCTGCTGGTGTCGTTCGGCGGCCCCGAGAAGCCCGACGACGTCCTCCCCTTCCTGGAGAACGTGACCCGGGGCCGCAACATCCCCCGCGAGCGGCTGGCGGAGGTGGGGGAGCACTACCACCTCTTCGGCGGGCGCTCCCCGATCAACGACCAGAACCGCGACTTCCTGGCGGCCATCCGCGAGGACCTCGCCGGGGCCGGGATCGACCTCCCCGTCTACTGGGGCAACCGCAACTGGGACCCCTACCTGACCGACGCGATGCGGGAGATGGCAGCCGACGGGGTGCAGCGGGCCGCGTGCTTCGTGACCAGCGCCTACTCGTCGTACTCCGGGTGCCGGCAGTACCGCGAGAACCTGGCGGCGGCCGCGACGGCCGTGCCGGGAGCGCCGCGGCTGGACCGGCTGCGCCACTACTTCAACCACCCTGGCTTCCTGGAGTCGGTCGTCGACGCGACGCTGGCCGCGATGGCCGAGCTGCCGGAGCGGGTGCACGAGGGGACCCACCTGGCCTTCGTCACCCACTCGATCCCCGAGGCCATGAACGACAGCAGCGGCCCCGACGGCGGCGCCTACGTCAAGCAGCACGCCAGCGCCATGGCCGAGGTGGTCGAGCGGGTGCGCCAGGAGACCGGCCGGCGGCCACCCCACGACCTGGTGTTCTGCTCCCGCTCTGGACCGCCGTCGGTCCCGTGGCTCGAGCCCGACATCAACGACCACCTCGAGATGCTGTCGCGCCACGGCACAGCGGGGGTGGTGATGGTGCCGCTGGGCTTCGTGTCCGACCACATGGAGGTCATCTACGACCTCGACACCGAGGCGATGACCACGGCCGAGAAGCTCGGCCTCCCCGCCGCCCGTGCCGCGACACCGGGCGTCGACCCGCGCTTCGTCGCGACCGTGCGCGACCTTCTCGTCGAGCGAGCCGCCGCCGAGCGGGGTGAGGACCCCGAGCGCCGCGCCCTCGGCAGCCTGCCCCCGTGCTGGGACCGGTGCGCACCCCACTGCTGCCCCAACCCGCGCCAGGAGCTGCCGACCGTCGGCGGCGAGCCGGCGTGA
- a CDS encoding MFS transporter produces the protein MLDSYRRILSVPGGLRFSTAAFVARLPISMMGLGIVLLVAAGTGSYGLAGSVSAAYVVANATLSILQGRLLDRLGQARVLAPAAVLFTFSSGLLVVSVDAGWARWATYLLAACSGATLPAAGACVRARWSYVLAGRPADLQTAFALEAVVDEAVFITGPILVTLLATAIDPGVGLAAAVASGLVGTLALALQRRTEPPVSAAAEDDPAAARAGLPWRTLVPLLAVAVGLGCLFGAAEVVTVAWAEERGNQVYAGPLLALWALGSLAAGVVTGAVHWRQGPAVRLRWGAAGMCAAMAPLSFIGSVPIMGLALLVGGLAIAPTLIAATSLTEQVVPPARLTEGMTVLQTAIVGGVAPGAAVAGLVVDRAGSGPAYLVALAAGAVAAVAAQAVPRSGQ, from the coding sequence ATGCTCGACAGCTACCGACGGATCCTCAGCGTCCCGGGGGGACTCCGGTTCTCGACCGCCGCCTTCGTCGCGCGGCTGCCGATCTCGATGATGGGCCTGGGCATCGTGCTGCTGGTCGCCGCCGGCACCGGCTCCTACGGCCTCGCGGGCTCGGTGTCTGCGGCGTACGTCGTGGCGAACGCGACCCTGTCGATCCTGCAAGGACGGCTGCTCGACCGGCTGGGGCAGGCCCGCGTGCTGGCGCCGGCCGCCGTGCTGTTCACGTTCTCGTCGGGGCTCCTCGTGGTGTCGGTGGACGCGGGCTGGGCCCGCTGGGCCACCTACCTGCTGGCCGCCTGCTCCGGAGCCACCCTGCCGGCCGCGGGCGCCTGCGTCCGCGCCCGCTGGTCCTACGTCCTCGCCGGGCGACCCGCCGACCTGCAGACCGCCTTCGCCCTCGAGGCGGTGGTCGACGAGGCGGTCTTCATCACCGGCCCGATCCTGGTCACCCTCCTCGCCACCGCCATCGACCCGGGCGTCGGGCTGGCGGCGGCGGTGGCCAGTGGTCTGGTCGGCACGCTCGCGCTGGCCCTCCAGCGCCGCACCGAGCCGCCGGTGAGCGCGGCTGCCGAGGACGACCCGGCGGCGGCGCGCGCCGGCCTCCCGTGGCGGACGCTGGTGCCGTTGCTCGCCGTCGCCGTCGGTCTCGGGTGCCTCTTCGGCGCCGCTGAGGTCGTGACCGTCGCCTGGGCGGAGGAACGCGGCAACCAGGTGTACGCCGGACCGCTGCTGGCCCTCTGGGCGCTCGGCAGCCTCGCGGCCGGCGTGGTGACGGGGGCCGTCCACTGGCGGCAGGGGCCCGCGGTGCGGCTGCGGTGGGGCGCGGCGGGGATGTGCGCGGCCATGGCGCCGCTGTCGTTCATCGGGTCGGTGCCGATCATGGGCCTCGCGCTCCTGGTCGGTGGGCTCGCGATCGCCCCGACCCTGATCGCGGCGACGTCGCTGACCGAGCAGGTCGTCCCCCCGGCTCGGCTGACCGAGGGGATGACCGTCCTGCAGACCGCCATCGTGGGGGGCGTCGCCCCGGGCGCGGCGGTGGCTGGCCTGGTCGTCGACCGGGCCGGGTCCGGGCCGGCGTACCTCGTGGCGCTGGCGGCTGGAGCGGTGGCGGCGGTGGCGGCCCAGGCCGTGCCACGCTCCGGTCAGTAG
- a CDS encoding D-arabinono-1,4-lactone oxidase, whose translation MEWRNWSGLATARPEIVLTPRTPADVESAVRDARGAGSTVKMVGTGHSFTAIAAPEHTLLLPHQLAGITAVDRRAMTVTALAGTPLHRLNHELEQLGLSLANMGDIAEQTLAGAVSTGTHGSGGTAMGLASQLAGLELVTGTGEVVVASETENPDVFDLARIGLGALGVLTTLTFRVLPLFRLRAHERPASWDEGMGSLLELAASHDHLDAYWFPHTDRMLLKTNDRVTSEGSPLPRWRSWVEDELLANHVFGAVNRVGALVPPAVPTLNRASARLLGDRTYTDVAHRVLTASRRVRFREMEYAVPADAAVSALTEARRAVDASSWRIGFPVEIRVGPGDDVPLSTAHGRDTAYLAFHTWVGSDHVPYFTAVERIMRDHGGRPHWGKVHTLTAAELAPAYPRFGEFLALRERLDPDRVFANDHLRRVLGD comes from the coding sequence GTGGAGTGGCGCAACTGGTCCGGGCTGGCCACGGCCCGCCCCGAGATCGTCCTCACCCCCCGCACTCCGGCCGACGTCGAGTCCGCGGTCCGCGACGCCCGAGGCGCTGGCTCCACGGTGAAGATGGTCGGCACCGGACACAGCTTCACCGCGATCGCCGCCCCCGAGCACACACTGCTCCTGCCCCACCAGCTGGCCGGGATCACGGCCGTCGACCGCCGTGCCATGACCGTCACGGCACTCGCCGGCACGCCCCTGCACCGGCTCAACCACGAGCTGGAGCAGCTGGGGCTGTCGCTGGCCAACATGGGCGACATCGCCGAGCAGACGCTCGCCGGGGCGGTGTCGACCGGCACCCACGGGTCGGGCGGCACAGCGATGGGTCTGGCCAGCCAGCTCGCCGGGCTCGAGCTGGTCACCGGCACCGGGGAGGTCGTCGTCGCGAGCGAGACCGAGAACCCGGACGTCTTCGACCTGGCCCGGATCGGACTCGGCGCCCTGGGCGTGCTGACCACCCTGACGTTCCGGGTACTGCCGCTCTTCCGGTTGCGGGCGCACGAGCGCCCGGCCTCGTGGGATGAGGGCATGGGCTCACTGCTGGAGCTGGCCGCGAGCCACGACCACCTCGACGCCTACTGGTTCCCGCACACCGACCGGATGCTCCTCAAGACCAACGACCGGGTCACCAGCGAGGGCTCCCCGCTCCCCCGCTGGCGGTCCTGGGTCGAGGACGAGCTGCTGGCCAACCACGTCTTCGGTGCCGTCAACCGCGTGGGAGCCCTGGTCCCGCCCGCCGTTCCCACCCTCAACCGGGCCTCGGCACGGCTGCTCGGCGACCGCACCTACACCGACGTCGCGCACCGCGTCCTCACCGCGTCGCGGCGCGTGCGCTTCCGCGAGATGGAGTACGCCGTGCCGGCCGACGCAGCCGTCTCGGCCCTCACCGAGGCGCGCCGTGCCGTGGACGCCTCGTCGTGGCGGATCGGCTTCCCCGTCGAGATCCGGGTCGGCCCGGGTGACGACGTGCCGTTGTCGACGGCTCACGGTCGGGACACCGCCTACCTCGCGTTCCACACCTGGGTGGGGTCCGACCACGTGCCCTACTTCACGGCCGTGGAGCGGATCATGCGCGACCACGGCGGCCGGCCACACTGGGGCAAGGTCCACACCCTGACCGCCGCCGAGCTGGCGCCGGCGTACCCGCGCTTCGGGGAGTTCCTGGCCCTGCGCGAGCGCCTGGACCCCGACCGGGTCTTCGCCAACGACCACCTCAGGCGCGTCCTCGGCGACTGA
- a CDS encoding trimeric intracellular cation channel family protein: MSPTLVVLDLAGIFVFAISGALVAVRKELDVFGVLVLAGTTGLGGGFLRDVLIDATPPAALADWRYLLVPVVAGLVTFVYHPAVGRMERQVNVFDAFGLAFFCVTGALKAVEFGLGPLPAALMGMVTGIGGGMVRDVLAGRVPAVFRGELYATPALAGAGAAVAAEAAGLPVTVCALTGAAVCLVWRLLAIWRHWQAPLPSGPASV; the protein is encoded by the coding sequence GTGTCCCCGACCCTCGTCGTCCTGGACCTCGCCGGGATCTTCGTGTTCGCGATCTCCGGTGCGCTGGTGGCGGTGCGCAAGGAGCTCGACGTGTTCGGCGTCCTCGTCCTGGCCGGCACCACCGGGCTGGGCGGCGGGTTCCTGCGCGACGTCCTCATCGACGCCACGCCGCCGGCCGCGCTCGCCGACTGGCGCTACCTGCTGGTCCCGGTCGTGGCAGGGCTGGTCACCTTCGTCTACCACCCGGCCGTGGGTCGGATGGAGCGGCAGGTCAACGTCTTCGACGCCTTCGGGCTGGCGTTCTTCTGCGTGACCGGCGCGCTCAAGGCCGTCGAGTTCGGCCTCGGCCCGCTGCCGGCGGCGCTCATGGGGATGGTGACCGGCATCGGCGGCGGCATGGTGAGGGACGTCCTCGCGGGCCGGGTGCCGGCTGTCTTCCGCGGCGAGCTCTACGCCACCCCCGCGCTGGCCGGTGCGGGCGCCGCCGTGGCGGCAGAGGCCGCGGGTCTCCCGGTGACGGTGTGCGCCCTCACCGGGGCGGCCGTCTGCCTGGTGTGGCGGCTGCTGGCGATCTGGCGGCACTGGCAGGCACCGCTGCCGTCCGGGCCCGCCAGCGTGTGA
- the sepH gene encoding septation protein SepH, producing the protein MAHLTLAGISDDGKRLLLVSDKGVEFTLDVDQRLRAALRGEKARLGQLEIKMDSALRPRDIQARIRAGETPEAVAQAAHTTVEAIMPFAAPVIAERQHVADRAQRSSVRRTGGQPGGARTLGEAVSAHLRGRNVDPELVEWDSARREDGKWSLTADFAAGARSGTARFTFDAPGNYVVAENDDATWLVGDAATEPEPPTAEDDFTRARARRAAAQGVDSELPLGDDALSLVQDEPTELGSEQPVEAYVDSDRPTTEVPDTGAASGDPEESAAPPSDLEEGGEDAEEPVRRRPAKKRGRASVPSWDEIMFGGGKAD; encoded by the coding sequence ATGGCCCATCTCACGCTCGCTGGCATCAGCGACGACGGGAAGCGCCTGCTGCTGGTCAGCGACAAGGGAGTCGAGTTCACCCTGGATGTCGACCAGCGTCTCCGGGCCGCACTCCGCGGCGAAAAAGCTCGTCTCGGCCAGTTGGAGATCAAGATGGACAGCGCCCTCCGCCCCCGCGACATCCAGGCCCGGATCCGGGCCGGCGAGACCCCCGAAGCGGTGGCGCAGGCCGCCCACACCACCGTCGAGGCCATCATGCCGTTCGCAGCGCCGGTGATCGCGGAGCGGCAGCACGTCGCCGACCGCGCCCAGCGCTCGTCCGTGCGCCGTACCGGCGGCCAGCCCGGTGGTGCCCGCACCCTCGGCGAGGCCGTGTCCGCGCACCTGCGCGGCCGCAACGTCGACCCCGAGCTGGTCGAGTGGGACTCCGCCCGTCGCGAGGACGGCAAGTGGTCGCTGACCGCCGACTTCGCCGCCGGAGCCCGCAGCGGCACCGCCCGGTTCACCTTCGATGCTCCCGGCAACTACGTCGTGGCCGAGAACGACGACGCCACCTGGCTCGTCGGTGACGCCGCCACGGAACCCGAGCCGCCGACGGCCGAGGACGACTTCACGAGGGCCCGTGCCCGACGCGCGGCCGCCCAGGGCGTCGACTCCGAGCTGCCGCTGGGTGACGACGCCCTCTCGCTGGTGCAGGACGAGCCGACCGAGCTCGGGTCCGAGCAACCGGTCGAGGCCTACGTCGACTCCGATCGACCGACGACCGAGGTTCCCGACACCGGGGCGGCGTCCGGGGACCCTGAGGAATCCGCGGCACCGCCCTCGGACCTCGAGGAGGGCGGCGAGGACGCCGAGGAACCGGTACGCCGCAGGCCCGCCAAGAAGCGCGGCCGTGCCTCCGTGCCGAGCTGGGACGAGATCATGTTCGGGGGCGGCAAGGCCGACTGA
- a CDS encoding SDR family oxidoreductase produces MSYFVTGATGFIGRFLVQELLDHREGEVYVLVREGSLPRMQRLIERWDTDRVVPVVGDLTADRLGVDAEWIAQHGDSIEHFFHLAAVYDITADDETNDAMNVDGTRNALALAAALAVTCFHQVSSVAAAGDHHGHFDESMFDEGQPLPSPYHRTKYESEKIVREEATVPWRVYRPSIVVGDSQTGAIDKVDGPYYFFPMMKLLRDNLPAWLPLVGVDLGDTNVVPVDYVAKAMDHIAHQPGLDGQAFHLVNPEPQPVVDVVNLFCAAAGAPQFATPLDRRATTAGPLALIPRRLRPSSILTSVVRSAPAQLLLDQTIARLGVPAEVLSHTRFTATFDSRRTEKALAGSGIGVPDLESYARTLWSYWEAHLDTSTARNRAARQALQGKYVVITGASSGIGQVTALKVAQAGAVPVLVARGKEKLEATAAAIEDRGGTAYVFPCDLTDLDAIDGLCKDITTELPTIDFVVNNAGRSIRRSLRLSEDRFHDFERTMQLNYFGAIRLVMGLLPTMREQRRGHIVNISSIGVQTNPPRFSAYVASKAALDSWSNVVASELVGDGITFTGIHMPLVRTPMIAPTKLYDRFPTISPAQAAELVIKAMVERPHEINTVLGNAGAVAHTVAPKTSFRVLNMAYHVFPDSAAARGEDAGKGGRESEQIMLARLFRGVHW; encoded by the coding sequence ATGTCGTACTTCGTCACGGGTGCTACGGGTTTCATCGGACGCTTCCTGGTCCAGGAGCTGCTCGACCACCGTGAGGGCGAGGTGTACGTGCTCGTCCGCGAAGGGTCGCTCCCGCGGATGCAGCGGCTGATCGAGCGGTGGGACACCGACCGGGTCGTGCCGGTGGTGGGCGACCTGACCGCCGACCGCCTCGGCGTCGACGCCGAGTGGATCGCCCAGCACGGAGACAGCATCGAGCACTTCTTCCACCTCGCCGCCGTCTACGACATCACGGCCGACGACGAGACCAACGACGCGATGAACGTCGATGGCACCCGCAACGCGCTCGCCCTCGCCGCCGCCCTCGCCGTCACCTGCTTCCACCAGGTCTCGTCCGTGGCCGCAGCCGGTGACCACCACGGCCACTTCGACGAATCGATGTTCGACGAGGGTCAACCGCTCCCCTCGCCCTACCACCGCACGAAGTACGAGTCGGAGAAGATCGTGCGTGAGGAGGCGACCGTCCCGTGGCGGGTCTACCGCCCCTCGATCGTGGTCGGTGACAGCCAGACCGGCGCCATCGACAAGGTGGACGGGCCCTACTACTTCTTCCCGATGATGAAGCTGCTGCGCGACAACCTGCCCGCGTGGCTGCCGCTGGTCGGCGTCGACCTCGGCGACACCAACGTCGTGCCGGTCGACTACGTCGCCAAGGCCATGGACCACATCGCCCACCAGCCCGGCCTCGACGGTCAGGCCTTCCACCTCGTCAACCCCGAGCCGCAGCCGGTCGTCGACGTGGTCAACCTGTTCTGCGCGGCAGCGGGCGCGCCCCAGTTCGCGACGCCGCTGGACCGGCGCGCGACGACCGCCGGACCGCTCGCGCTGATCCCGCGCCGGCTCCGCCCCTCCTCGATCCTCACGAGCGTCGTCCGGAGCGCGCCCGCTCAGCTGCTCCTGGACCAGACCATCGCCCGGCTCGGCGTCCCGGCGGAGGTCCTGTCGCACACCCGCTTCACCGCCACCTTCGACTCCCGCCGCACCGAGAAGGCGCTGGCCGGGTCGGGCATCGGGGTCCCTGACCTGGAGTCCTACGCGCGGACCCTCTGGAGCTACTGGGAGGCCCACCTCGACACGTCCACGGCTCGCAACCGCGCCGCTCGCCAGGCGCTCCAGGGCAAGTACGTCGTCATCACCGGCGCCTCCTCGGGGATCGGCCAGGTCACGGCGCTCAAGGTGGCGCAGGCCGGCGCCGTACCCGTCCTCGTCGCCCGCGGCAAGGAGAAGCTCGAGGCGACGGCGGCCGCGATCGAGGACCGCGGAGGCACGGCCTACGTCTTCCCGTGCGACCTGACCGACCTCGACGCGATCGACGGCCTCTGCAAGGACATCACCACCGAGCTGCCGACGATCGACTTCGTCGTCAACAACGCCGGCCGTTCCATCCGACGGTCGCTGCGCCTCTCCGAAGACCGGTTCCACGACTTCGAGCGCACCATGCAGCTCAACTACTTCGGGGCGATCCGGCTGGTCATGGGGTTGCTCCCCACTATGCGCGAGCAGCGCCGCGGACACATCGTCAACATCTCCTCGATCGGGGTGCAGACCAACCCGCCGCGGTTCTCGGCGTACGTCGCCTCGAAGGCCGCGCTCGACTCCTGGAGCAACGTCGTCGCGTCCGAGCTCGTCGGGGACGGGATCACGTTCACCGGCATCCACATGCCGCTGGTGCGGACGCCGATGATCGCCCCGACCAAGCTCTACGACCGCTTCCCGACGATCAGCCCCGCCCAGGCGGCCGAGCTGGTGATCAAGGCCATGGTGGAGCGGCCACACGAGATCAACACCGTGCTCGGCAACGCCGGGGCGGTCGCCCACACGGTCGCACCCAAGACGTCGTTCCGGGTCCTCAACATGGCCTACCACGTCTTCCCGGACTCGGCCGCCGCGCGCGGGGAGGACGCCGGCAAGGGCGGCCGCGAGTCCGAGCAGATCATGCTGGCCCGCCTCTTCCGCGGCGTCCACTGGTAG